In the genome of Methermicoccus shengliensis DSM 18856, the window CTGCCCGCTCTCCACCGAGGTATAGCTCTCCGATATCTGGAATATACCCTCAATGAGCACCACATTGGTCTCGGTGCCCCTGAACACAGAGCCCACCCGCACGATTATGAGGGGGAGGTCGTCTGCAGAGCCAACGTCCTTTGTGTAGATGTAGTCGTCGTCGCTCGCAACGAAGTCCGTGTCCACCACCTCCCCGTCCTTTCTGAGCTCCAGAAGGGCACGATTGCCGTTGATGTCCACCTCCTTCACGAACAGCTCGTAGCCCTCCTTCAAGGGCAGGGAGGAGCCCACGTACACAGAGCGCTTGGCGTCATCGTCCATGAGCACCTTGTGCAGCTGTCCACTCGATAGCGGGTTCTCTGTGCCCGTGCCATTGGGCATGTCGAGGTAGCCTGCGAAGTACTTGTCGGCCATGAAGCCTATGACCTCGTACTTGCCCCATGTGGAGTAGTTGTAGTGCACCTGTGATGGGCTGGTGGTGTACACAATGTCACCCTTTGCCACCTTCCTTCCAGCCACATCGATGTTCTTGAACACGATCTGCTCTGAGCCCACATCGTCATCGATGTCATAGTAGAACCCAGCAAAGCTCTGCGTGGTCCACGTGTATGTGGGGGAGTTCTCTCCCTGCCTCCACACCGAGTCCCCGGTGAAGTACGTCTTTGGAACCACCTTCCATGTCCAGTTATTGGGAGAGCTCGTGCCGTTGGAGTTGGAGGCGTATGCGGACACGGTGTGCGTTCCGATGGCAAGGTCGCTCTTTATCAGCCTTCCCCACTCTCCAGCAGCCACCGTGCCGCTCGAGACCGGGGTGCCATCTATCACCCAGTATATCGTGGCGGTCTGGTTTGCCTTTATGCCAAGCTCCACTGTGGCACCCTCGATGGAGGTGATGGTGGAGGTGGTGTTGGGATAGTGGTCGATGATGGCGGGCGCACCCCAAGCCAGCACATTCCATGTCCAGCTATAACTGTCGCTGCCGTTGGCGTTCTCCACCCTGACCTCTATTGTGTACGTGGCGGGAGATGAGGTGTTGGCAAGGGCGGTATCTGGGGTATAGCTGAGCGTTCCCGACACGCCAGTGGCGTTGTATGCTGGGTCGCTCGTGTCCTGCCTGCCATTCACCCACCACGAGACATTCACGTTCTGGTCCACATCGATGGAGAACGTGGGCTGTGGGTCGCCCACATACGATTGGAGCGGCGATGATGGAGAGGGGTTGGAGAGCGATGGAGCCGATGGGGGGCTCACAGTCCATGCCCAGCTTTCAGATGAGGACAGCCCTGTGGTGGGATTGGTCGCCACCACACTCACCGTGTAAGTGCCGGGAGTGGAGGTGTAGCTGGAGGAGGGGGTGTATGAGGCGGAGGTGGCAGCGGTGTTGGTCTGCACACGGGTGTTGGTGGTGCCATTGTCCACGTACCACGTGAAGTCCACCGTCTGGTTGGAGGTGATGTTGAACTCGATTGCTTGCCCCGTGGTGGTACTCACGGGAGACTGTGGGCTCTTTCCAGTGAGATGGGGAGGAGCATAGCTCACAGTCCACATCCACGTGTGGTTGTCCGTGCCATTGGCGTTGCTCACTTCCACCATTATGGTGTGCACACCCACAGTGTTCTGGAGCGTGGCGTTGGAATAGGTCGCATATGTCGTCTGGTTTGCCGCAGCATCCAGCGTGCCGTTCACATACCACGACACGTTTGCACTCTCGTTGATGCCGATGGAGAACATCAGGGCATCACCAACTCCAGTGTTCGGGTCCACAAAGGTTTGAACGGGCGTGGCTGGCGCTGGGCTCAGAATGGCGGGGGCTGCAACCACTCCCAAGGCAAGCACGAGTCCCACAAAAGCCAGCCCCATCAACAGCAGAGCCGCCCTATGCACCCTCATCTTCCTACCATCGCGCTCCATGATATCCCCCAACCTGATATGGTGTTCGATTGGGTGGGCTACATATATACGTTTTCATGCCCAAGCACCACGCCCAAGCACCGCATCCCTTGCCCTCATGTACGAGCCCTCCACGAGCCGTGTTGACCCCTTTAGCTCCACCACATCAAACTCAAACAGCTCTGCAAACTTCCTCACGTTGTGCTCGAACTCCTCTGGGTCGGAGAGCCCTGTGTCCAGCTTGGCTGCATACCTATATCCCACGTGCTGAAACAGAAACTTGCTCATGGTAATATCATCGGGGTCGGGTGTGACCTTTGACTTCTTGAGCATCTCCCTCCA includes:
- a CDS encoding S-layer protein domain-containing protein, which produces MERDGRKMRVHRAALLLMGLAFVGLVLALGVVAAPAILSPAPATPVQTFVDPNTGVGDALMFSIGINESANVSWYVNGTLDAAANQTTYATYSNATLQNTVGVHTIMVEVSNANGTDNHTWMWTVSYAPPHLTGKSPQSPVSTTTGQAIEFNITSNQTVDFTWYVDNGTTNTRVQTNTAATSASYTPSSSYTSTPGTYTVSVVATNPTTGLSSSESWAWTVSPPSAPSLSNPSPSSPLQSYVGDPQPTFSIDVDQNVNVSWWVNGRQDTSDPAYNATGVSGTLSYTPDTALANTSSPATYTIEVRVENANGSDSYSWTWNVLAWGAPAIIDHYPNTTSTITSIEGATVELGIKANQTATIYWVIDGTPVSSGTVAAGEWGRLIKSDLAIGTHTVSAYASNSNGTSSPNNWTWKVVPKTYFTGDSVWRQGENSPTYTWTTQSFAGFYYDIDDDVGSEQIVFKNIDVAGRKVAKGDIVYTTSPSQVHYNYSTWGKYEVIGFMADKYFAGYLDMPNGTGTENPLSSGQLHKVLMDDDAKRSVYVGSSLPLKEGYELFVKEVDINGNRALLELRKDGEVVDTDFVASDDDYIYTKDVGSADDLPLIIVRVGSVFRGTETNVVLIEGIFQISESYTSVESGQ